The proteins below come from a single Lodderomyces elongisporus chromosome 3, complete sequence genomic window:
- the PEX14 gene encoding peroxisomal membrane protein pex14 (BUSCO:EOG092643S6) produces MNDELINSAVAFLQDPNVATSPLAKKIEFLESKGLDQVEIEEAMKRANDPSHAAGTGTRTGTGTASSSGTTHAATTPSTSIDSARASPSSSAQQLPLDYYNLPPPVPERSWKDYFIMATATAGVTYGLYQVISRYLVPSILPPSQSSVEQDKQTINEEFIKIDKILEQLSKEQEEIKEANDEKLKDIDTVIENINDFLTKYNKDKLKFDDDLRLMKLEIDNLSNSVEKNMRLSKENINDELSGLNDELQSLKNLIKVRAENQANASGSGPNARNLAPVSSIPSASEILKKARAKTEAAKNPAAANGTNTGANADSNSTSATSSPIIPTTLESNATSDARPTTERTRSKNVTEGNVTAAGIPSWQIKHKEQELKQEEKGAEPEDFKNEEVIGIPSWQKAASQQQQTAASEDEIKEKIKSAGIPPWQLNNSVKTDSS; encoded by the coding sequence ATGAATGATGAACTAATTAATAGCGCTGTTGCGTTTTTGCAGGATCCCAATGTGGCAACTTCGCCCTTGGCGAAAAAGATTGAGTTTCTAGAATCTAAGGGGTTAGATCAAGTGGAAATTGAAGAGGCTATGAAACGTGCTAATGATCCATCCCACGCTGCAGGAACAGGAACAAgaacaggaacaggaacagcatcCTCTTCTGGTACGACCCATGCTGCTACTACGCCATCTACTTCGATTGATAGTGCTAGAGCTtctccttcatcttctgCGCAACAACTACCTCTTGACTATTATAATTTACCACCTCCAGTTCCGGAAAGATCATGGAAAGATTACTTTATCATGGCTACCGCTACTGCTGGTGTAACATATGGACTTTATCAGGTGATTTCTCGCTATTTGGTGCCTTCCATTTTACCTCCAAGCCAATCATCTGTTGAGCAAGACAAGCAAACCATAAACGAGGAATTTATCAAGATTGACAAGATTTTAGAACAACTAagcaaagaacaagaagagatTAAAGAGGCCAACgatgagaaattgaagGACATAGACACAGTGATTGAAAACATCAACGATTTCCTCACAAAATACAATAAGgacaaattgaaattcGATGATGATTTGAGGCTTATGAAACTTGAGATTGATAATTTGAGTAACTCTGTCGAAAAGAACATGAGATTAAGTAAAGAGAATATTAATGATGAGCTACTGGGCTTAAATGATGAATTGCAAAgcttgaaaaatttgatcAAGGTGAGAGCAGAGAACCAGGCCAATGCTAGTGGCAGTGGACCCAATGCACGAAACCTTGCACCAGTATCATCAATTCCTTCTGCTAGTgagattttaaaaaaggCAAGAGCCAAAACTGAAGCCGCCAAGAATCCTGCAGCTGCAAATGGTACAAACACTGGCGCCAACGCTGATTCTAATTCTACGTCTGCCACTAGTTCTCCGATTATTCCTACTACTTTGGAATCAAATGCTACCTCGGATGCTAGACCTACGACTGAACGTACACGTAGTAAGAATGTCACTGAAGGCAATGTAACTGCAGCAGGTATACCTTCGTGGCAAATAAAGCATAAGGAGCAAGAATTGAAGCAGGAGGAGAAAGGAGCAGAGCCAGAAGACtttaaaaatgaagaagtgATTGGAATTCCTTCATGGCAAAAAGCTGcttctcaacaacaacaaactgCTGCTTCTGAAGATGAGATCAAGGAAAAGATTAAAAGCGCTGGTATTCCTCCATGGCAACTAAATAATAGCGTGAAAACAGATAGCTCTTAA